In a single window of the Pseudodesulfovibrio profundus genome:
- a CDS encoding GNAT family N-acetyltransferase, translating into MHLELEEGGIERLDAIRPLWERLNRLHADVTPHFRADFKAYEFEDRKQYLESKSTLGEVRVFLITDAGHGIGFCIASLRRDLHGEIESIYIMDEYRGAKLGDRLMRAALTWMDTNGALTKSVNVVFGNEQAFPFYAKYGFLPRSTTLLQT; encoded by the coding sequence ATGCACCTCGAACTGGAAGAAGGCGGTATCGAACGCCTGGATGCTATTCGTCCCTTATGGGAGCGACTGAATCGTCTTCATGCAGACGTAACTCCTCACTTTCGGGCAGACTTCAAAGCCTACGAATTTGAGGATCGCAAGCAGTACCTTGAAAGTAAAAGTACATTAGGTGAAGTGCGTGTCTTCCTGATTACGGATGCGGGGCATGGCATCGGATTTTGTATCGCTTCACTGCGACGCGACCTGCATGGCGAAATTGAATCCATTTACATCATGGATGAATACCGGGGCGCCAAACTCGGCGACCGACTCATGCGCGCCGCCCTCACATGGATGGACACCAATGGAGCACTGACCAAATCGGTCAATGTGGTGTTCGGCAATGAGCAGGCTTTCCCTTTCTATGCCAAGTACGGGTTTTTACCCCGCTCCACCACACTTCTGCAGACCTAA
- the mnmE gene encoding tRNA uridine-5-carboxymethylaminomethyl(34) synthesis GTPase MnmE: MLDPSRAKDTIAAIATPPGDGGVGIIRISGPLSREIAASLFDAASPSFTDFQPYRLHYGLMHDRNGQRLDDVLTAYMPAPNSYTGEDVIEINCHGGRAILGAVLEEILSKGARLAERGEFTYRAFMNGRMDLSQAEAVAEMIHAPTKAAMHLAQVKMSGLLGEKIKELKLRLEHLRAQLVIAVDFPEDELECLSPEELVTVSSDVRSEIETMLSAMDRTRAWREGALVVLAGRVNAGKSSLMNSLLGRNRAIVTDQPGTTRDYLEESVNLDGLTIRLTDTAGIRETDDAIEAAGLEMGRELMEQADLILFITDASAPVDDEVLDAVRPLDKAKTLVVLNKADLPGFDLTNGEPLTDLGVEAQTVSAKTGTGIDTLCDRIRDRVLQGAGQPDPDELAPNARQASVLNSAMQELMDLEADAMGGIPYDLLSVRLETACDTLAGITGEITSNEILNSIFDSFCIGK, from the coding sequence ATGCTTGATCCATCACGAGCCAAAGACACCATTGCAGCTATTGCAACGCCTCCAGGGGATGGTGGTGTCGGCATTATTCGCATAAGCGGACCGTTAAGCCGGGAAATCGCTGCATCACTTTTCGATGCTGCCAGCCCCAGCTTTACCGATTTTCAACCCTACAGGCTCCACTATGGGCTGATGCATGATCGTAACGGGCAACGCCTGGACGATGTGCTTACAGCCTATATGCCCGCGCCCAACTCCTATACCGGGGAAGATGTCATCGAGATCAACTGCCATGGCGGCAGGGCCATCCTCGGAGCTGTACTGGAAGAGATTCTTTCCAAGGGCGCTCGTCTGGCCGAACGCGGTGAATTCACCTATCGCGCTTTCATGAATGGCCGAATGGACCTGTCTCAGGCCGAAGCCGTTGCCGAAATGATCCATGCTCCGACCAAGGCAGCAATGCATCTGGCCCAGGTCAAGATGTCCGGCTTGCTTGGCGAGAAGATCAAGGAACTCAAACTTCGGCTCGAACACCTGCGTGCTCAGTTGGTTATCGCGGTAGACTTCCCAGAAGACGAGTTGGAGTGTCTGTCCCCTGAAGAACTGGTGACCGTATCCAGCGATGTCCGAAGTGAAATTGAGACCATGCTGAGCGCCATGGATCGCACCCGGGCGTGGCGAGAAGGCGCACTGGTTGTGCTTGCCGGACGTGTCAATGCCGGTAAATCGAGCCTCATGAACAGCCTGCTTGGACGCAATCGGGCCATTGTTACGGATCAACCCGGCACCACTCGCGACTACCTTGAAGAATCCGTCAATCTGGACGGGCTGACAATCCGACTGACAGATACGGCCGGTATCCGCGAAACTGACGATGCCATTGAAGCTGCCGGTCTTGAGATGGGTCGTGAACTCATGGAACAGGCCGATCTCATACTTTTCATCACCGATGCCTCGGCTCCGGTGGATGACGAGGTGCTCGATGCAGTCCGGCCTCTCGACAAAGCAAAGACGCTCGTTGTCCTCAACAAAGCGGACCTCCCCGGTTTCGATTTGACCAATGGAGAGCCACTCACCGACCTCGGGGTTGAGGCACAAACGGTCTCGGCCAAGACCGGCACTGGTATCGACACCCTCTGCGACCGGATCCGGGACCGCGTCCTTCAGGGTGCGGGCCAGCCTGATCCTGACGAACTGGCACCCAACGCCCGTCAGGCTTCTGTGCTCAACTCCGCCATGCAAGAACTCATGGATCTGGAGGCCGATGCCATGGGCGGCATTCCGTACGACCTGCTTTCCGTACGTCTGGAGACAGCTTGTGACACGCTGGCAGGCATTACCGGTGAAATCACATCCAATGAAATACTCAACTCGATTTTCGATTCATTCTGCATAGGAAAATAG
- a CDS encoding Jag family protein, whose product MSDFKEFQGKDLDEAIESACDYFNLTRDRLEIDILAGGSSGIFGIMGVKKAKVQARPRVQVNASDILNGEEKSKAPKKSPKPKRQPKKQSEPVETGNVKEPEVDYEELDQKVNGNVVEPEVDFEALDEAINGNVDPELLEKRKKNQRGRKAPAKKPRENRDNRDNRNKRDKAPHERKPRQEQPRKEPRREQPREERPRANMADFDPQVLTDVTTEVMNQLLMPIVGETKLEVTIETDRVKVFIDDEENSGLIIGREGQTLSSLQYLVNRLVSRRMEASVRIQVDTGDYRERQDEKLRQIALHLAEKADDLGRTQSTKPLSSYHRRVVHLALQENETVFTRSKGEGPMKRVLIVPKSRKNDRRR is encoded by the coding sequence ATGAGTGACTTCAAAGAATTCCAGGGAAAGGACCTGGACGAAGCCATAGAAAGTGCATGTGATTACTTTAATCTGACACGTGACCGCCTTGAGATTGATATCCTGGCTGGTGGATCCTCCGGTATTTTTGGCATCATGGGTGTCAAAAAGGCCAAGGTTCAGGCCCGGCCGCGTGTTCAGGTAAATGCATCCGACATTCTCAATGGTGAAGAAAAATCCAAGGCGCCCAAAAAGAGCCCTAAGCCCAAGCGGCAGCCGAAAAAGCAAAGTGAGCCAGTGGAAACTGGCAATGTGAAAGAACCTGAAGTCGACTACGAAGAACTCGACCAGAAGGTGAACGGCAATGTGGTTGAACCCGAAGTCGATTTCGAGGCTCTTGATGAGGCTATCAATGGCAACGTTGATCCCGAGTTGCTCGAAAAGCGCAAGAAGAACCAACGCGGACGCAAGGCTCCTGCCAAGAAGCCTCGTGAAAACCGGGATAATCGCGACAATCGCAACAAACGCGACAAGGCTCCTCATGAGCGCAAGCCGCGTCAGGAACAACCACGCAAGGAACCGCGTCGAGAACAGCCTCGTGAGGAACGTCCTCGTGCCAACATGGCCGACTTCGACCCGCAGGTACTGACCGATGTGACCACCGAGGTCATGAACCAGTTGCTCATGCCCATCGTTGGCGAGACCAAGCTGGAAGTGACCATCGAAACCGATCGCGTGAAAGTCTTCATTGATGATGAAGAAAATTCCGGTCTGATCATCGGTCGCGAAGGCCAGACACTCTCTTCCCTGCAGTATCTGGTCAATCGACTGGTTTCCCGCCGCATGGAAGCATCTGTCCGCATTCAGGTGGATACCGGTGATTACCGTGAGCGTCAGGATGAAAAGCTGCGCCAGATAGCCCTGCACCTCGCAGAAAAGGCTGACGATCTGGGACGCACCCAGTCCACCAAGCCGCTCTCTTCCTATCATCGCCGGGTCGTTCACCTCGCGTTGCAGGAAAATGAGACCGTGTTTACCCGATCCAAGGGCGAAGGTCCCATGAAGCGGGTGCTCATCGTCCCGAAGAGCAGAAAAAACGACCGCCGTCGTTAA